A genomic region of Macaca thibetana thibetana isolate TM-01 chromosome 14, ASM2454274v1, whole genome shotgun sequence contains the following coding sequences:
- the TMEM126B gene encoding complex I assembly factor TMEM126B, mitochondrial isoform X2, producing MAVFGYEAGAKLRDSGVVPVVTEEAPKDTKYISNDVIWNNSWFLWNILKLPVQTLLQENISKENCVFRSSLIGIVCGVFYPSSLAFTKNGRLATKYHTVPLPPKGRVLLHWMRLCQTQMKLMVIPLVFQTMFGILNGLYHYAIFEGTLEKTIHEE from the exons ATGGCGGTGTTCGGGTATGAGGCTGGGGCCAAGCTGAGGGATTCAGGTGTGGTGCCGGTGGTAACTGAGGAAGCGCCCAAG gaCACCAAATATATATCAAATGACGTCATTTGGAACAACAGCTGGTTTCTCTGGAATATTCTCAAACTTCCTGTTCAGACGCTGCTTCAAG aaaatatAAGCAAGGAAAACTGTGTTTTCAGAAGTTCACTGATCGGCATAGTTTGTGGTGTTTTCTATCCCAGTTCTCTGGCTTTTACTAAAAATGGACGTCTGGCAACTAA gtatcATACCGTTCCACTGCCACCAAAAGGAAGGGTTTTACTCCATTGGATGAGGCTTTGTCAAACACAAATGAAATTAATGGTGATTCCTCTAGTCTTTCAGACTATGTTTGGAATATTAAATGGTCTATACCATTATGCAATATTTGAAGGGACACTTGAGAAAACTATACATGAAGAGTAA
- the TMEM126B gene encoding complex I assembly factor TMEM126B, mitochondrial isoform X1: protein MAVFGYEAGAKLRDSGVVPVVTEEAPKDVKMTASMHGQPSPSLEDAKLRRPMIIEIIEKNFDYLRKEMTPNIYQMTSFGTTAGFSGIFSNFLFRRCFKVKHDALKTYASLATLPFLSTVVTYKLLVIDPLYSENISKENCVFRSSLIGIVCGVFYPSSLAFTKNGRLATKYHTVPLPPKGRVLLHWMRLCQTQMKLMVIPLVFQTMFGILNGLYHYAIFEGTLEKTIHEE, encoded by the exons ATGGCGGTGTTCGGGTATGAGGCTGGGGCCAAGCTGAGGGATTCAGGTGTGGTGCCGGTGGTAACTGAGGAAGCGCCCAAG gatgtCAAGATGACAGCATCTATGCATGGTCAACCCAGTCCTTCTCTAGAAGATGCAAAACTCAGAAGACCAATGATCATAGAaatcatagaaaaaaattttgactatcttagaaaagaaat gaCACCAAATATATATCAAATGACGTCATTTGGAACAACAGCTGGTTTCTCTGGAATATTCTCAAACTTCCTGTTCAGACGCTGCTTCAAGGTTAAACACGATGCTTTGAAAACATATGCATCATTGGCTACACTTCCATTTTTGTCTACTGTAGTTACTTACAAGCTTCTTGTAATTGATCCTTTGTATTCAG aaaatatAAGCAAGGAAAACTGTGTTTTCAGAAGTTCACTGATCGGCATAGTTTGTGGTGTTTTCTATCCCAGTTCTCTGGCTTTTACTAAAAATGGACGTCTGGCAACTAA gtatcATACCGTTCCACTGCCACCAAAAGGAAGGGTTTTACTCCATTGGATGAGGCTTTGTCAAACACAAATGAAATTAATGGTGATTCCTCTAGTCTTTCAGACTATGTTTGGAATATTAAATGGTCTATACCATTATGCAATATTTGAAGGGACACTTGAGAAAACTATACATGAAGAGTAA